Within the Nicotiana tabacum cultivar K326 chromosome 11, ASM71507v2, whole genome shotgun sequence genome, the region CACTCGAGTTGCCCCAACCTTTGCCTCGGACTAGTTGATGATCAATGATCGCCTCAATTTTCTTGTCAATGGCAGAAGGTGTGATGAAAATTTGGGCACGGCTGGGCTGtccccattctgcatcatccttGTCTTCATAATATGGCTTGAGCTGGCTAGCATGGAAGACGGGATGGATCTTCAAATGATGAGGCATGTCCAGCTTAAAAGAAATCTTGCCAACCTTGGCAGTGATTTCAAATGGCCCCTCGTAGCGTCGAATCAAGTTTTGATTGACGGGACGATTTGAACTGCCGGGGATTGAGTTTAACCATCACTTTATCCCCAATTCTGTAGTTCACCGGACGCCTCTTGCGATCAGCAAACTTTTTCATCTTGCGGGCAGCCTTATCTAAGTAATACCTTGCCATATCCATTTGCTCCTCCCAAGCTTTCGCCATATGAAACGCCCCTGGGTTCCTTAATTCTGCACTCGTGGGCAAAGACTGAGGAGTGTTAGGCAGCTGCCCCGTTGCAAGTTCGAAAGGGCTCCTCCCGGTCGATTCACTGCGTTGCAGGTTGTATGAAAACTAGGCAGTGTCAAGCAGCTTGGCCTAGTCCTTTTGATTGGCACTAACAAAGTGCCTCAAATATAGCTCCAAGAGAGCATTGATCCTCTCCGTTTGGCCATCCGTTTGTGGATGAAAACTGGTGGAGAAGTGCAACTCTGATCCCAACAAGTTGAACAACTCTCTCCAAAAAGCACCGGTAAAACGGGGATCACGATCGCTTATGATGTGTTTCGGAATGCCCCAATGTTTTACCACGTCTCTGAGAAACAAACGTGTTGCTTCCTTAGCTTTGCAATTAGCGGTGGTGGCAGTAAATGTTGCATATTTTGAAAACCGATCGATCACTACCATGATTGTGCCAAAGCCCTCCGAGTTTGGCAGACACGTGATGAAATCCATGGTGACGTTGTCCCATGGCTTTTCCGCTACTGGTAAAGGCTCAAGCAAGCCTCCCGGTACTTTGTGTTCAACTTTGTCCTGTTGGCACCCAAGACACGTTCGGACGTACACTTCAATGTCATCACTCATATGCGGCCAATAATATGATGCCTCTAACAACGCCAAAGTGCGATTTTGGCCTGGATGCCCTGCCCAAACTATGTCGTGCCCTTCCTTGATCAGTGTGCGCCTAAGATTGCCCCATTTAGGCACAAAAATGCGTCTGCCAGTAGTATACACAAGACCATTTTCCACCCAAAACTTCTTTGTCTTGCCTTGGCTGGCCAAGTCAAGAAGTTGCTTCGCCACCGGATCATGCTACATTCCTTCCTTGATTGCATCAAGGATATCGTTGTTGGTTGTGCTAACAATTGGCGCCAGCACTGCCTTCCGACTCAATGCGTCGGcaacaacattagctttccccggcTTATACTCCAAGGAATAGTCAAATTCCGCCAAGAAGTCCTGCCACCTTGCTTGCTTGGGTGACAACTTCTTTTGTGACTGGAAATAACTCGTCGCCACATTATCCGTTTTGACGACAAAAGGGGCTCCCAACAAGTAATGACGCCAGGTCCTAAGGCAATGAACCACTGCCGTCATCTCCTTCTCTTGGACCGTATACCGACGCTCCGCATCATTCAATTTTCTGCTCTCAAAGGCTATTGGGTGGCCCTCTTGCATTAGGACGCCCCCAATAGCAAAATCAAATGCATCCGTGTGGACTTCAAAGACTTCCGAAAAGTCTGGTAAGGCCAAAACAGGCTCCTCCGTAATTGCTGATTTGAGCCCCTCAAATGCCTTTTACACAATTCGGTCCATTCCCAGGAATGATCCTTCTTTAGTAAGTCTGTGAGCGGAGCCGCAATTGTTGAGTAGCCAAGAATGAATCGTCGGTAATAATTAGCAAGGCCAAGAAAGGACCGCAACTCGGTTACCTTCGTTGGGGCCTCCCAATCTCTAATTGCTGCGACTTTGTGGTTGTCCATACGAATATGTCTCTGGCTGATCGTATGCCCCAGAAATTTCACTTGGGGTTGGGCAAAAGAACACTTCTCCCTCTTCACGAATAGGTTGTTTCCCTCAGAATTTGGAAAACTTTGCGGAGGTGATCAAGATGTTCCTCTATGCTGCTGCTATAGATCACAATGTCATCAAGATAGATACCACAAACTGATCCAAAAAAGGGTGGAACAGCTTGTTCATTAACGTGCAAAAAGTTGCGGGGGCGTTGGTTAAGCCAAACggcatcaccaaccactcaaaggctccataACGGGTTACACAAGTCGTCTTCGGTTCATCTCCTTCGGCTATGCGGACTTGATAATATCCTTTCCTTAATCCATCTTGGTAAATACCTTGGCTTGGCCAAGACGATCAAACAAATCTGCTATCAAAGGGATTGGATATTTGTTTTTCACCGTGACTTTGTTGAGCGCACGATAGTCTATGCACAGTCGTAATGACCCATCTTGCTTCTTTTGGAACAAGACTGGTGCTCCAAATGGCGCCTTTGACGGTCTAACGTGTCCCGCTTCAAGCAACTCCTTCAGTTGCTTCCTCAATTCCTCCAATTCTGGAGGTGCCATGCGATACGGGCCCATGGCAGGTGGCTTTGCTCCCGGAATCAGCTCAATCTGATGATCCACTTCCCTTCGTAGTGGGAGACATTTGGGAAGTTCTTCCGGCATAACATCCTTGTTTTCATCAAGAACCTGCTGCACACATGGGGGCAAGGTCTCATCAACCTTGACCTCGTTAATCTCAGTTACGGCTGCTAAGAACGTGGCTTCTCCTCTCTTGAAGCCCTTCACAATCTGCATTGTTGATAATTGACCCACGGCTTGTGGCACACGAAGGGTTGGTACAACACAAGGACCCCTTGGATCATAAATATAGATTTGGTTAAGGCTGGGGAAATGAACGCCATGACTTCGTCCCAATAGTTCAGGCCCAATATGATATCAAACACGTCCATGGGAGCGACAAAGAAACTCACACTCCCTTGCCAAGCTCCTAAATTGAGTTGCACATTGTGAGCAACTCCATTTACGTTTGTGAGATTGGCATTGACTGTTTTTAACAAAGAACTGCTGGGACTAAAAGTAAGGCCAAGTGATCTAGCCTTTGCTTCAGTCACGAAGTTGTGTGTCGCCCCAGTGTCGACCATGATGCGAACGGGTTGTCCATTAAGCTTCGCATCCACAAACAGTGATCCTTTTTGCTTCAACCTGGGTTCTTTGCCCATCACAGCACCAAGTAAAGTCTGACCCATTTGAGCAAGGTCAGGTTTGTCCCGAGTAACCTGCTTCAAAGCAGGCTCTTTGGTCAGCAACGCACCGAGCATCATGTGGCCAAGATGTGCCACATTTTGTCTCCCTTGAGTAGCAGCCTCGCCTGCTTGTATATCAGTTTGTGCCGCACCTTCTTGCCTCCGTTCTGCTGCGATTAAGGCACTGAGCTTGCCCAAAGAAGGACAATCTCTGTAATGATGGCCAGGGTCCTTGCAAAGATAGCAACCATTGCGTGGACCATTCGCCTTCTTCTTTTCATTGTACCTGTCGCGCCAGTGAGAATTGTGGTTGCCTTCTCCTTTGGAATCACGATTGGGGCCAGCAATTTGCTTGCCTTTGTCTCGATATGTACAATCTCCTCCAGATCTGACGGGTTTGCTCTTGGTGTCCCTTGACTTGGTGCTTCTGTCCTAAAATCCGTCAAGGACTCAGCCACGGCGATAGCTTCATCGACGTCTTTAACTTGACGTCGCTGCAACTCTTGTTTGGCCCAGTTTTGAAGGCCATCCATGAAATAAAACAACACGTCCTCACCTGACATGTTGGGGATCTGCAAAATGAGTTTGGTGAACTCTTTTACGTACTCACGAATGGAAGTTGTTTGTTTCAGTTCTCTCAACTTCCGACGAGCCTCATTGACGACATTTTGTGGATAGAGCTGTCGTTTTAGCTCGGACTTGAACTGCTCCCAAGTTTGGATTGAGCAAGTACCTTTCTCCATCTCGGTTTTCTTCCTCCGCCACCAAAGCATGGCGGTGTCGATAAGGTACATCGTTGCGGCCCTGATTTTGGCAGCCTCATCAACGATGTTGAGGTGCTCATAGTAGTCCTCCATTTTTCAAATGAAGTTCTCAACGTCTTGAGCGCTTCTTTCGCCTCTGAACTCTTTGGGTTTAGGGGCATCGATTTTGGTTTCACGAATCGTCACAGGACCAGTGCCACCGGCAAGCCTTACTACCTCTAATTGTTGCTTTAGAATCTCAACCTCCCTGTGCAACGTTGAGACAGCCTCGGTCAGCTTGAGCTCAAGGTTGGTTAGTCCTTCCTTGTGCTCCTCGGTCATTTGATCCACGGCTTCCTTGGCGTCTCCCAGCTCTTCTAAGGCAGTAGACTCAAGTGAAGCGAAGTTGCCTTCAACAACTTCAAGACGCTGGTTTAAAGCAGCTAAACCAGCCTCAGTGAGGTCTACTCGCTCGTCTAAGCGGCTCGATGCAGAACCATCACCTTCCTCGCCATGACTAACCTGTTGTGGAGGTGGCTCATAGGAAACGCCCTCACTTGTTATGGCTATTGCAGGATCTCGCACCTTGCTCGTCCCTCTTCTCTTTGGTTTATGATTCTTTGTTGGTGACTTGTTGTCACGAGCTTAACTCCAGTAAGCGACGTGCGGACAACTAGACAGCCGTTATCTGCTTCTAGTCACAGTCCTAACGAAATAGCAAGCACAAAGTCGTGCTCAAGCTAAGGCAAACACACACAAAAGCTGGAAAGACAATGAAATGAAAGGCACACAAAGAATGGAAGGCCAAGGCCGAGCTTGTTTTTGCTCCAGCCAGACGTCATatacttttttaattttttaatctaTTTACATGTACACTTAATAAAAATTTTGTTTAAAAATTGATCATTTTACAGCAATTACTAATTGATTCAATCCAATACTTCTAAAAATATGAATGACAAATCATCTAGGCTGAACCTTTTTTCAAGAAACTCTGCCAGGAGTTTTTTGCAAAAGATATGAATAACAAATCTCTACAGCGTAATCATTCTTTCCTCTGTCTTGCTACACCTCGACATATCTATCGGGTAGCCTATCCAGCAGCCAAGCATTACCAAGGTAATCTTACTCACCAAGGTTGGAGCAAATGAATCACACTAAGTGTAACAACTGCAATCCAAACTAGGGATCATCAGGTTACTACTCTCATGTCTCAACCACTAGGCCATCCCCTAGGGGACTCGACAGAAGCATGCATATTTCCCTCTCAAGTCGGCTAGTCAAGGTACAGATCAAACAAGAGGGGAGAGTTTCCCGATGTGATATTAAGACTTACATCAAGGTCTTACAATAAACATCTCATGGATAGATGAGATGTTCACCAATGTCTATAAGTAAGATTACTGGGAATGTCCAAAAACACTCAGAGCCTCAAGTAAAAGATGGGTatgatattttctttttataagtGAGATGTTTGTAATCTTACCCTACATAAGTTGTCTCAATTAGGTTCCCAGGCAAGTGATCTCAGTCAAAGCAATTGGATGTCACTGTAGCATAATCAATTCCTATTGATGCCAAATTTTGTTAGCTCCAATTATTTCTGAATAATCATAGTAGGCAGCATCTAGAACAGTCTTTCACATGCAATATTAAGCCTACTATGATTGGGAATCATCAGTCCACCAGCTATAACAATTGCATGCTATACACATTTACGAAACTAAATAACGTCACACATAGCTCATAGGCTTCTGAAAGCAATTTCTTTCTTGGAGATTAGGCTAgggtttctttttctttctttttttctttatttctttctttcttccttcctttttgGCTGGTCGTGGGGTTTAAAAGTCAAAATAGGGCACAAGATTCAGTGTTTTTTACAGCGAAAAGGCTACTGGGACTTTAAGTAAGAAGTGAACTGCACTTCATTTTTACATAACGGTTTACGGGCCAACTTGCGAGGGTACCTACTATCTACTACCAACACTGTAACAGAGTAACTCTTCCTAATGCCCCCAAGACAAAGGCAGGTGGAAGTAAATCACTTGGTGTATTTTATCTCCAGTTGAACCCTAGTCTTTCATAGTTTAACTTCATTGACCTTTAGACCACACCCTTGGGTGCTAAGCGAATTTCACAATTTCCCGAAACACAATCTATAAGCGACGTGCGGACAACTAGACAGTCGTTATCTGCTTCTAGTCTCAGTCCTAACGAAAGAGCAAGCACAAAGTCGTGCTCAAGCTAAGGCAAACACACACAAAAGCTGGAAAGACAATGAAATAAAAGGCACACAAAGAATGGGAGGCCAAGGCCAATTTTCTGATTTACTTGATAAACAAAGGGAAAATACAAAGTGTGTATGAGATGCCTTCTAACAAGGCCTAAGCATGCCTATTTATATACAAAACCGTCCACTGATGGGCATGGTTGGCAGTGGACCCGTCCAGCTGTGAGGCACTGCACTAAGTGACTTCCATCATTATGTTGGCAGATTTCCTGTCTGTGGCCCCGTCCAGCTGCTGTGCACTAATTCCTGCTGGCCCAGATTGGCTCCCATGATAGTGCTGACAGATTGTGGTCTTGCCCAGCTGTGCAGCACTTGTCTTTGTTGGTGGAGAGTGGCTGCCATGATTGTCCTGGCGAGCCGTGGGACCGTGTTTTCCATGGGCAGAGATTCCCTGGCCTTTGGCAGCTAGGTTTGACTCGGTTTGTGGCCCCTTAGGCGGGAAAATCAGTAACGAATTTAGCGGGTCGGCACACTCTCCCCCACTTGAAATGGCGACGACCGCGGCGCCACAAAGGTTCAAGTAATCATGGACTTGATCTTTGAACTGCCATAGATCCTCGTACTTTTCCCATGACGCCTCCTCCGGTGACTGTCCCTTCCAATGAACAAGAAATTAGGCACTCGAGTTGCCCCAACCTTTGCCTCGGACTAGTTGATGATCAATGATCGCCTCAATTTTCTTGTCAATGGCAGAAGGTGTGATGAAAATTTGGGCACGGCTGGGCTGtccccattctgcatcatccttGTCTTCATAATATGGCTTGAGCTGGCTAGCATGGAAGACGGGATGGATCTTCAAATGATGAGGCATGTCCAGCTTAAAAGAAATCTTGCCAACCTTGGCAGTGATTTCAAATGGCCCCTCGTAGCGTCGAATCAAGTTTTGATTGACGGGACGATTTGAACTGCCGGGGATTGAGTTAACCATCACTTTATCCCCAATTCTGTAGTTCACCGGACGCCTCTTGCGATCAGCAAACTTTTTCATCTTGCGGGCAGCCTTATCTAAGTAAGACCTTGCCATATCCATTTGCTCCTCCCAAAGCTTTCGCCATATGAAACGCCCCTGGGTTCCTTAATTCTGCACTCGTGGGCAAAGACTGAGGAGTGTTAGGCAGCAGCCCCGTTGCAAGTTCGAAAGGGCTCCTCCCGGTCGATTCACTGCGTTGCAGGTTGTATGAAAACTGGGCAGTGTCAAGTAGCTTGGCCTAGTCCTTTTGATTGGCACTAACAAAGTGCCTCAAATATAGCTCCAAGAGAGCATTGATCCTCTCCGTTTGGCCATCCGTTTGTGGATGAAAACTGGTGGAGAAGTGCAACTCTGATCCCAACAAGTTGAACAACTCTCTCCAAAAAGCACCGGTAAAACGGGGATCACGATCGCTTATGATGTGTTTCGGAATGCCCCAATGTTTTACCACGTCTCTGAGAAACAAACGTGCTGCTTCCTTAGCTTTGCAATTAGCGATGGTGGCAGTAAATGTTGCATATTTTGAAAACCGATCGATCACTACCATGATTGTGCCAAAGCCCTCCGAGTTTGGCAGACACGTGATGAAATCCATGGTGACGTTGTCCCATGGCTTTTCCGCTACTGGTAAAGGCTCAAGCAAGCCTCCCGGTACTTTGTGTTCAACTTTGTCCTGTTGGCACACAAGACACGTTCGGACGTACACTTCAATGTCATCCCTCATATGCGGCCAATAATATGATGCCTCTAACAACGCCAAAGTGCGCTTTTGGCCTGGATGCCCTGCCCAAACTATGTCGTGCCCTTCCTTGATCAGTGTGCGCCTAAGATTGCCCCATTTAGGCACAAAAATGCGTCTGCCAGTAGTATACACAAGACCATTTTCCACCCAAAACTTCTTTGTCTTGCCTTGGCTGGCCAAGTCAAGAAGTTGCTTCGCCACCGGATCATGCTACATTCCTTCCTTGATTGCATCAAGGATATCGTTGTTGGTTGTGCTAACAATTGGCGCCAGCACTGCCTTCCGACTCAATGCGTCGGcaacaacattagctttccccggcTTATACTCCAAGGAATAGTCAAATTCCGCCAAGAAGTCCTGCCACCTTGCTTGCTTGGGTGACAACTTCTTTTGAAATTGGAAATAACTCGTCGCCACATTATCCGTTTTGACGACAAAAGGGGCTCCCAACAAGTAATGACGCCAGGTCCTAAGGCAATGAACCACTGCCGTCATCTCCTTCTCTTGGATCGTATACCGACGCTCCGCATCATTCAATTTTCTGCTCTCAAAGGCTATCGGGTGGCCCTCTTGCATTAGGACGCCCCCAATAGCAAAATCAAATGCATCCGTGTGGACTTCAAAGACTTCCGAAAAGTCTGGTAAGGCCAAAACAGGCTCCTCCGTAATTGCTGATTTGAGCCCCTCGAATGCCTTTTACACAATTCGGTCCATTCCCAGGAATGATCCTTCTTTAGTAAGTCTGTGAGCGGAGCCGCAATTGTTGAGTAGCCAAGAATGAATCGTCGGTAATAATTAGCAAGGCCAAGAAAGGACCGCAACTCGGTTACCTTCGTTGGGGCCTCCCAATCTCTAATTGCTGCGACTTTGTGGTTGTCCATACGAATATGTCTCTGGCTGATCGTATGCCCCAGAAATTTCACTTGGGGTTGGGCAAAAGAACACTTCTCCCTCTTCACGAATAGGTTGTTTTCCCTCAGAATTTGGAAAACTTTGCGGAGGTGATCAAGATGTTCCTCTATGCTGCTGCTATAGATCACAATGTCATCAAGATAGATGACCACAAACTGATCCAAAAAGGGTGGAACAGCTTGTTCATTAACGTGCAAAAAGTTGCGGGGGCGTTGGTTAAGCCAAACggcatcaccaaccactcaaaggctccataACGGGTTACACAAGTC harbors:
- the LOC142165922 gene encoding uncharacterized protein LOC142165922, with the protein product MEDYYEHLNIVDEAAKIRAATMYLIDTAMLWWRRKKTEMEKGTCSIQTWEQFKSELKRQLYPQNVVNEARRKLRELKQTTSIREYVKEFTKLILQIPNMSGEDVLFYFMDGLQNWAKQELQRRQVKDVDEAIAVAESLTDFRTEAPSQGTPRANPSDLEEIVHIETKASKLLAPIVIPKEKATTILTGATAERRQEGAAQTDIQAGEAATQGRQNVAHLGHMMLGALLTKEPALKQVTRDKPDLAQMGQTLLGAVMGKEPRLKQKGSLFVDAKLNGQPVRIMVDTGATHNFVTEAKARSLGLTFSPSSSLLKTVNANLTNVNGVAHNVQLNLGAWQGSIVKGFKRGEATFLAAVTEINEVKVDETLPPCVQQVLDENKDVMPEELPKCLPLRREVDHQIELIPGAKPPAMGPYRMAPPELEELRKQLKELLEAGHVRPSKAPFGAPVLFQKKQDGSLRLCIDYRALNKVTVKNKYPIPLIADLFDRLGQAKAFEGLKSAITEEPVLALPDFSEVFEVHTDAFDFAIGGVLMQEGHPIAFESRKLNDAERRYTVQEKEMTAVVHCLRTWRHYLLGAPFVVKTDNVATSYFQSQKKLSPKQARWQDFLAEFDYSLEYKPGKANVVADALSRKAVLAPIVSTTNNDILDAIKEGM